The following are from one region of the Ictalurus furcatus strain D&B chromosome 11, Billie_1.0, whole genome shotgun sequence genome:
- the ppig gene encoding peptidyl-prolyl cis-trans isomerase G isoform X1, whose protein sequence is MPFAPPTDNRTSSSYSDCAPVRGGSYPQCTAVLEGAIFVTPCWKQKLITRLPFVLGFYVWKRFSITMGVKVPRPRCFFDIGIGNTLVGRVVFELFSDACPKTCENFRCLCTGEKGIGKTTQKPLHYKGCLIHRIVKDFMIQGGDFSEGNGRGGESIYGGFFEDESFSMKHNKEFLLSMANRGKDTNGSQFFITTKPTPHLDGIHVVFGQVISGQEVIRTIESQKTDTNSRPYAEVKVLNCGELVPKSKAKKEKKKKQQSSSESSDDSSSSSDSSEESEASDKEDKKHKKKHKKEQKKKKKEQKHKKKKEKGSNDEEEAKETEPQQPVSSIRPEEVPPVPENRFLMRRSPQPQPKEEQGKDKHKENSGKERQRERERDRERDRERDRERPMMNSRPNRTRLVMTRSGRRIKGRGPRRYRTPSRSRSRSWDRFRRSETPPHWRLEMQRTQKAKPNTHTTQERWIKGDKGDASQEKTETTEQPEKEKADPEQPRERKDSEREKKGTKRNKSSSPDKGREKSGRQRSKSQERDKRKKADGEAEKRKGRSRSKSKEKKGEEDQKRSRTDDKSGQSSSKDRKDKDARKDGEDGKSKERPKQSERDARDKRDDSKKTKNGETRREGSRSRERERDVRRRSRSRSRSRSRSRGRGKRERSRNRGQFKRRSSSRDRKSRRSKSRDQRDRGREHGRDREDGERKKSDAKSDDAKGKESRARDQSSKEWSSQKRRSRERSAKRRRAKSSSSDSDADKRKKRGKSESPKPRERAKDKSRSPKKDHKNEKKDSSDSDSD, encoded by the exons ATGCCATTTGCGCCACCCACTGATAATCGGACTTCATCATCGTACAGCGACTGCGCGCCAGTGCGCGGAGGTtcttacccacaatgcaccgcgGTCCTAGAGGGCGCCATCTTTGTAACGCCGTGTTGGAAGCAGAAGCTTATAACTCGCCTGCCATTTGTGTTGGGTTTTTATGTTTGGAAGCGTTTTAGCAT AACGATGGGGGTGAAGGTGCCACGTCCGCGCTGCTTCTTCGACATCGGCATCGGAAATACGCTCG TCGGCCGCGTGGTGTTTGAGCTTTTCTCCGACGCGTGTCCCAAGACGTGCGAAAACTTCCGCTGTCTCTGCACAG gtgaGAAGGGGATTGGGAAGACGACGCAGAAGCCTTTGCACTATAAGGGCTGTCTGATCCACAGGATAGTGAAGGATTTCATGATCCAAGGAGGAGACTTTAGTGAAG GGAATGGCAGAGGTGGTGAATCCATATATGGAGGATTCTTTGAAG ACGAGAGCTTCTCAATGAAACATAACAAGGAGTTCCTGCTGTCTATGGCGAACCGAGGCAAAGACACCAACGGCTCACAGTTCTTCAT AACTACAAAACCTACTCCTCATCTGGATGG AATTCATGTGGTGTTTGGTCAGGTGATCTCGGGCCAGGAGGTGATCCGGACCATCGAGAGTCAGAAGACGGACACCAACAGCCGACCGTATGCGGAGGTCAAGGTGCTGAACTGCGGAGAGCTCGTCCCCAAATCCAAAG ccaagaaggagaaaaagaagaagcagcagtCGTCCAGCGAGAGCAGCGACGACTCCTCGTCCTCCTCGGACTCTTCTGAGGAATCCGAGGCGTCTGACAAGGAGGACAAGAAGCACAAGAAGAAACATAAGaaggagcagaagaagaagaagaaggagcagaaacataagaagaaaaaagagaaggg GTccaatgatgaggaagaagccaAGGAGACGGAGCCTCAGCAGCCCGTTTCGTCGATCCGTCCAGAGGAAGTCCCGCCCGTCCCGGAGAACCGCTTCCTGATGAGACGCAGTCCACAGCCTCAGCCTAAAGAGGAGCAGGGGAAGGACAAACACAAGGAGAATTCTGGGAAAGAGCGGCAAAGGGAAcgggagagggacagagaacgagaccgagagagagacagggagag ACCCATGATGAACTCACGACCAAATCGCACGCGTCTGGTGATGACCCGATCCGGCCGGAGAATTAAAGGAAGAGGACCCAGG CGCTATCGGACTCCGTCGCGCTCTCGCTCTCGTTCCTGGGATCGTTTCCGGCGCAGCGAGACTCCTCCACACTGGAGACTGGAGATGCAGAGGACCCAGAAGGCCAAACCTAATACACATACCACACAGGAGCGCTGGATCAAAGGAGACAA AGGGGATGCGTCTCAGGAGAAGACTGAAACCACAGAGCAGCCGGAGAAAGAGAAAGCTGACCCCGAGCAGCCGCGAGAGAGGAAGGACTCTGAGCGAGAGAAGAAAGGCACCAAGAGGAACAAGTCAAGCAGCCCAGATAAAGGACGAGAGAAGAGCGGAAGACAGCGCTCCAAGAGCCAGGAGAGGGACAAGCGAAAAAAAGCAGACGGAGAAGCGGAAAAGAGAAAGGGGCGCAGTCGCAGCAAGAGCaaggagaagaaaggagaggaGGATCAGAAACGCAGCAGAACAGATGACAAAAGCGGCCAGTCGAGCAGCAAGGACAGGAAAGACAAAGACGCAAGAAAGGACGGAGAGGACGGCAAGAGCAAGGAGCGGCCTAAGCAGTCCGAGAGAGACGCGAGGGACAAGAGGGATGACTCCAAGAAGACAAAGAACGGAGAGACTCGGCGTGAAGGATCACGAAGCCGAGAAAGAGAGCGCGACGTCAGGAGGCGGTCCAGGTCCCGGTCCAGGTCCCGTTCCAGATCAAGAGGCCGTGGCAAGCGAGAAAGGTCACGCAATAGGGGACAGTTCAAGCGACGAAGCAGCAGCCGGGACAGGAAGTCGCGTCGATCGAAAAGCAGGGATCAAAGAGACCGTGGCCGAGAGCACGGGCGAGACCGCGAGGAcggagagaggaagaagagcgACGCTAAATCTGACGACGCGAAGGGCAAAGAGAGCCGAGCGAGAGACCAGAGCTCTAAAGAGTGGTCTAGTCAGAAACGCCGGAGCAGAGAGAGAAGCGCCAAACGGAGACGTGCGAAAAGCAGCAGCTCGGACAGCGACGCGGACAAGCGCAAAAAACGAGGGAAGAGCGAGAGCCCCAAACCCAGAGAGCGAGCGAAAGACAAATCACGCAGCCCCAAGAAGGATCACAAGAATGAGAAAAAGGACTCGAGCGACAGTGACAGTGACTGA
- the ppig gene encoding peptidyl-prolyl cis-trans isomerase G isoform X2: MGVKVPRPRCFFDIGIGNTLVGRVVFELFSDACPKTCENFRCLCTGEKGIGKTTQKPLHYKGCLIHRIVKDFMIQGGDFSEGNGRGGESIYGGFFEDESFSMKHNKEFLLSMANRGKDTNGSQFFITTKPTPHLDGIHVVFGQVISGQEVIRTIESQKTDTNSRPYAEVKVLNCGELVPKSKAKKEKKKKQQSSSESSDDSSSSSDSSEESEASDKEDKKHKKKHKKEQKKKKKEQKHKKKKEKGSNDEEEAKETEPQQPVSSIRPEEVPPVPENRFLMRRSPQPQPKEEQGKDKHKENSGKERQRERERDRERDRERDRERPMMNSRPNRTRLVMTRSGRRIKGRGPRRYRTPSRSRSRSWDRFRRSETPPHWRLEMQRTQKAKPNTHTTQERWIKGDKGDASQEKTETTEQPEKEKADPEQPRERKDSEREKKGTKRNKSSSPDKGREKSGRQRSKSQERDKRKKADGEAEKRKGRSRSKSKEKKGEEDQKRSRTDDKSGQSSSKDRKDKDARKDGEDGKSKERPKQSERDARDKRDDSKKTKNGETRREGSRSRERERDVRRRSRSRSRSRSRSRGRGKRERSRNRGQFKRRSSSRDRKSRRSKSRDQRDRGREHGRDREDGERKKSDAKSDDAKGKESRARDQSSKEWSSQKRRSRERSAKRRRAKSSSSDSDADKRKKRGKSESPKPRERAKDKSRSPKKDHKNEKKDSSDSDSD; the protein is encoded by the exons ATGGGGGTGAAGGTGCCACGTCCGCGCTGCTTCTTCGACATCGGCATCGGAAATACGCTCG TCGGCCGCGTGGTGTTTGAGCTTTTCTCCGACGCGTGTCCCAAGACGTGCGAAAACTTCCGCTGTCTCTGCACAG gtgaGAAGGGGATTGGGAAGACGACGCAGAAGCCTTTGCACTATAAGGGCTGTCTGATCCACAGGATAGTGAAGGATTTCATGATCCAAGGAGGAGACTTTAGTGAAG GGAATGGCAGAGGTGGTGAATCCATATATGGAGGATTCTTTGAAG ACGAGAGCTTCTCAATGAAACATAACAAGGAGTTCCTGCTGTCTATGGCGAACCGAGGCAAAGACACCAACGGCTCACAGTTCTTCAT AACTACAAAACCTACTCCTCATCTGGATGG AATTCATGTGGTGTTTGGTCAGGTGATCTCGGGCCAGGAGGTGATCCGGACCATCGAGAGTCAGAAGACGGACACCAACAGCCGACCGTATGCGGAGGTCAAGGTGCTGAACTGCGGAGAGCTCGTCCCCAAATCCAAAG ccaagaaggagaaaaagaagaagcagcagtCGTCCAGCGAGAGCAGCGACGACTCCTCGTCCTCCTCGGACTCTTCTGAGGAATCCGAGGCGTCTGACAAGGAGGACAAGAAGCACAAGAAGAAACATAAGaaggagcagaagaagaagaagaaggagcagaaacataagaagaaaaaagagaaggg GTccaatgatgaggaagaagccaAGGAGACGGAGCCTCAGCAGCCCGTTTCGTCGATCCGTCCAGAGGAAGTCCCGCCCGTCCCGGAGAACCGCTTCCTGATGAGACGCAGTCCACAGCCTCAGCCTAAAGAGGAGCAGGGGAAGGACAAACACAAGGAGAATTCTGGGAAAGAGCGGCAAAGGGAAcgggagagggacagagaacgagaccgagagagagacagggagag ACCCATGATGAACTCACGACCAAATCGCACGCGTCTGGTGATGACCCGATCCGGCCGGAGAATTAAAGGAAGAGGACCCAGG CGCTATCGGACTCCGTCGCGCTCTCGCTCTCGTTCCTGGGATCGTTTCCGGCGCAGCGAGACTCCTCCACACTGGAGACTGGAGATGCAGAGGACCCAGAAGGCCAAACCTAATACACATACCACACAGGAGCGCTGGATCAAAGGAGACAA AGGGGATGCGTCTCAGGAGAAGACTGAAACCACAGAGCAGCCGGAGAAAGAGAAAGCTGACCCCGAGCAGCCGCGAGAGAGGAAGGACTCTGAGCGAGAGAAGAAAGGCACCAAGAGGAACAAGTCAAGCAGCCCAGATAAAGGACGAGAGAAGAGCGGAAGACAGCGCTCCAAGAGCCAGGAGAGGGACAAGCGAAAAAAAGCAGACGGAGAAGCGGAAAAGAGAAAGGGGCGCAGTCGCAGCAAGAGCaaggagaagaaaggagaggaGGATCAGAAACGCAGCAGAACAGATGACAAAAGCGGCCAGTCGAGCAGCAAGGACAGGAAAGACAAAGACGCAAGAAAGGACGGAGAGGACGGCAAGAGCAAGGAGCGGCCTAAGCAGTCCGAGAGAGACGCGAGGGACAAGAGGGATGACTCCAAGAAGACAAAGAACGGAGAGACTCGGCGTGAAGGATCACGAAGCCGAGAAAGAGAGCGCGACGTCAGGAGGCGGTCCAGGTCCCGGTCCAGGTCCCGTTCCAGATCAAGAGGCCGTGGCAAGCGAGAAAGGTCACGCAATAGGGGACAGTTCAAGCGACGAAGCAGCAGCCGGGACAGGAAGTCGCGTCGATCGAAAAGCAGGGATCAAAGAGACCGTGGCCGAGAGCACGGGCGAGACCGCGAGGAcggagagaggaagaagagcgACGCTAAATCTGACGACGCGAAGGGCAAAGAGAGCCGAGCGAGAGACCAGAGCTCTAAAGAGTGGTCTAGTCAGAAACGCCGGAGCAGAGAGAGAAGCGCCAAACGGAGACGTGCGAAAAGCAGCAGCTCGGACAGCGACGCGGACAAGCGCAAAAAACGAGGGAAGAGCGAGAGCCCCAAACCCAGAGAGCGAGCGAAAGACAAATCACGCAGCCCCAAGAAGGATCACAAGAATGAGAAAAAGGACTCGAGCGACAGTGACAGTGACTGA
- the LOC128615121 gene encoding polymeric immunoglobulin receptor-like, with the protein MSEAKNKWINSGRFSLFDDTKSAEFSVMIRELTVQDTGTYQCGVDFPSVIDIYTPVELKVKEGVVGARDVTAYAGARSNIKCRYEDEYKYKKKSFCKMEPDRWGFKHISTHPNSEWSHDGRFSIHDNRSAGFFSVFLRELITEDAGTYACAVVLEDETEIYTVLTLNVREGELLIQCYDPVYTCNFRFY; encoded by the exons ATGTCAGAAGCTAAAAACAAGTGGATAAATTCAGGAAGATTCTCACTGTTTGATGACACCAAATCAGCAGAGTTCAGTGTGATGATCAGAGAGCTCACTGTACAGGACACGGGGACGTACCAGTGTGGAGTTGATTTCCCCTCGGtgatagacatttacacaccggTGGAACTGAAGGTAAAGGAAG GTGTTGTGGGAGCTAGAGACGTGACTGCATACGCAGGGGCGAGAAGCAACATCAAGTGCAGATATGAGGACGAGTACAAATACAAGAAGAAATCTTTCTGTAAGATGGAGCCAGATCGGTGGGGTTTTAAACATATAAGTACACATCCAAACAGTGAATGGTCACATGATGGCAGATTCTCAATTCATGACAACAGAAGTGCAGGATTCTTCAGTGTGTTTCTCAGAGAGCTGATTACGGAGGACGCTGGAACGTACGCGTGTGCTGTTGTTTTGGAGGATGAAACGGAGATCTACACTGTACTGACGCTGAATGTAAGAGAAGGTGAGTTGCTGATACAATGCTATGATCCTGTTTATACATGTAACTTTAGGTTTTACTAA